One genomic region from Caldalkalibacillus uzonensis encodes:
- a CDS encoding GntR family transcriptional regulator translates to MGYEFDKTKPIYLQLVERICWRIVRQELAAGEKLPSVREMAVQSGVNPNTVQRTYAELERMGVTETRRGQGTFVTTDTEHLANLRETLKTSHMMQFVKKMRAMGFTNSEILSGVQTALDSVVEEDGKEERYDV, encoded by the coding sequence ATGGGCTATGAATTTGATAAAACGAAGCCAATCTATTTACAACTCGTTGAGCGGATTTGCTGGAGAATTGTGCGTCAGGAGTTAGCAGCAGGAGAAAAACTGCCCTCTGTGCGGGAGATGGCGGTGCAATCTGGGGTTAATCCCAATACGGTCCAACGCACCTATGCCGAATTGGAGCGCATGGGGGTCACTGAAACCAGACGTGGCCAGGGCACTTTTGTGACAACAGATACTGAACACTTAGCAAACCTTCGGGAGACGCTGAAAACCAGCCATATGATGCAGTTTGTAAAAAAAATGAGAGCCATGGGTTTTACCAACAGCGAAATCTTGAGCGGGGTGCAAACCGCCTTGGACTCCGTAGTTGAAGAGGACGGGAAGGAGGAGCGTTATGATGTTTGA